The sequence CCTGGCCTCCCACATGATTCCCTGTTAATCGATGAACTTTAGTCTTCTCTCGTGTTTCTTGTTTCttctttcagtttttttttttaaaaaaggagcACTTGGCCTTCCACATGATTCCCTGTTAATCAATGAACTTTAGTCttcttttatcattttcttgccACTTTGTAACAGGACAGGATCTCGGCTGGGACATGATACTATCATTGATGGCATGCTCAAAGATGGCCTTTGGGACGTCTATAATGACTTTGGAATGGGGGTTTGTGCAGAATTGTGCGCTGATCAACATAAAGTAACTAGAGAAGAGCAGGTACGTTTTGTGGTTACTAATTTGTTTTCTGATTTTCAAGATTTCAAATCATCTTCGATCTGCACAGATCAACTAAGTTCCTTTTTACTTAAATGGTTTATTGCGGTCAAATTATAAAACCATTTTGGTGTTGTTGATTACTAAGTAATAAGATACTTCTCAGTGGACATTGTATCATTTTTGAGAATGAACAAATCACTCTCttaaaaaaaagatatttcATTTTCTAGAAGTACATGGTACTAAATGCTGGTGCAAGAAGAATTCCATTCTTGTCCATTATGAGTGGATTactatttataattatttttaactaaTGAGAGAATCCCACCGTAAGACCAAGAATGTTATTTATGGCAATTTAACCGTTCCAATCTCTTTGCTTCCAGAATGAATGATTATTtcaatttctattttatttttttatggtgtTTGTCCTACCATGTCTATCTTCTCTACCGTGTATCATATGAATATTGTAGTTGGCATATTTCTGCATTTTATATTTTCGGTGAGTGGCTGATGATACCATGCATCATTTGTCTTTACTAGGATTCCTATTCTATTCAAAGTTTTAAACGAGGCATTACCGCAGAAACCAGTGGTGCATTCAAGTGGGAGATAGTGCCGGTGAGAGTATTTTCTGGTTACTAGAAATAACTGGCAGTGGGTTCCGAAGATTCGCTGATGGTTTTATTTATACATGCAGGTTGAAATTTCTGGTGGTAGGGGGAGTCCGTCTACCATTATTGACAAAGATGAAGGATTAGGCAAGGTggtagaataaaatatttacttcAAATTACTTTAGACGCCAAGAGATGTTGAAAATTGAATCGGAGTGTTATGAATGTGCGaacaagtttaattttattGCTTGATTTCATGTTTTCTCTTAATATCTGAATTGTGTACTTCTGATTGTGTGATTTCTTTATTAAGTTGAAGTTGAAAAATTCAAAGTCAATCATATGTGCAAGAAATGTTTTTGGACTTGACTAAGTTTGCTAACTCGTTAAGTTAGTAACATCATCATCTTGTCCATTCCCCCAAAACCCTCAACGGatgttttgaagaaaaaaaatcatcttCTTGTCCATTTTCCATAGTGAGATCAAGATTTTCTCAAGGATCTGGAGTGCTTAGTTAGTTTCCGTGTGTATGATTATTTCTGTTCCTCACTCACAAATGTTCAAGTTCCCTTCTCTTCCTGTTGCTAGTTTGATGCAGATAAATTAAGAAAGCTTAAACCAAGCTTCAAGAAGAATGGTGGTTCTGTCACTGCCGGAAATGCCTCTAGTATAAGGTTAACTTCTTCCCACTTCCCCTCTGTTATTTTGTCTCTTTGTTTCTTTGCCTCAAGTATTAGTTCTGTGCAGCGATGGTGCTGCTGCGGTAGTCTTAGTGAGTGGTGCCATGGCGATTAAACATGGATTGCAAGTGATTGCTAAAATCAGAGGCTATGCTGATGGAGCACaggttttgtgaaaaaaaacatttttttcattttgttaGAGTTAGTATCTTTGATGGCATGATGAGTTATTATGTTGGGCTGTGCAGGCACCTGAGTTATTTACAACTGCTCCAGCTATTGCAATACCAAAAGCAATCTCAAATTCTGGTCTGGAAGCGAATAATATTGATTACTATGAAATTAATGAAGCCTTTTCTGTAAGAGTCTGTGCTGAATTTTAAGTATCTGTGGCTTACCCAGGTAGACGATTGTAACTTTATTTTTGCAGGTCGTGGCTATTGCTAATCAGAGGCTTCTCAACATCGACCCCGTGAGCATTGCTGGTCACTCCTTTTGAATTTGATTCATTTATGATAGAATGGCTCTTATTTCCTTGTTTGGGTTCTCTGTTTATAGGATAAGTTGAATGTGCATGGTGGTGCTGTGTCTTTAGGACATCCGATAGGCTGTAGTGGAGCACGCATCTTGATCACATTGTTAGGCGTATGTCCCCTGCCTTGTCACATTCTTGCGAAACATTTAGTGTTATCTTTAATCCTTGTGGAATGGTGATTCAGGTGCTGAGGCAGAGAAATGGGAAGTTTGGGGTCGCAGGAATCTGCAATGGCGGAGGAGGTTCATCTGCTGTAGTTCTGGAGCTCGTTAACAATCGGTATGTTTACCTACATCCACTCGTCTAACTTTGTGGTTTTCTGATTGCTATACTGTACAATGAATACATGGATATGATCAATCTCATAAATTTGTGACACGACATATAACTCCTTAAAGAATTGATAAATGTAGCCGAACTTTATGCATGCAGGCCCGCAGCCACTGTCCCTCGATCTTCGCTATGAAATTAGAGGTTTATTGCTTAACCAAGGTCTCCAAAACTTCTTATGCTGCGTTCTATTTTAATGATGTAAATTTCTGTCCTAATTAATCTCGACGAATTACTCATTTTCGGTAGCTTTAAACGCGATTCACTTCAGAAACATTATGTTAATGCATCGAAAAATTTGTTAAATACGTACAGATGGATGCTTTGCACCACTCTAAGCAAACGCGATTTGACAACACATTGTAAAAGTGGGTTTTGGcaccaaaa comes from Henckelia pumila isolate YLH828 chromosome 4, ASM3356847v2, whole genome shotgun sequence and encodes:
- the LOC140859838 gene encoding acetyl-CoA acetyltransferase 2-like, giving the protein MAGDDAIKPRDVCIVGVARTPMGGLLGSLSSLPATKLGSIAIKCALKRAGVDPSLVQEVFFGNVLSANLGQAPARQAALGAGIPNSVICTTINKVCSSGMKATMIAAQTIKVGDNDVVVAGGMESMSNAPKYLPSGRTGSRLGHDTIIDGMLKDGLWDVYNDFGMGVCAELCADQHKVTREEQDSYSIQSFKRGITAETSGAFKWEIVPVEISGGRGSPSTIIDKDEGLGKFDADKLRKLKPSFKKNGGSVTAGNASSISDGAAAVVLVSGAMAIKHGLQVIAKIRGYADGAQAPELFTTAPAIAIPKAISNSGLEANNIDYYEINEAFSVVAIANQRLLNIDPDKLNVHGGAVSLGHPIGCSGARILITLLGVLRQRNGKFGVAGICNGGGGSSAVVLELVNNRPAATVPRSSL